The Miltoncostaea oceani genome includes a region encoding these proteins:
- the metX gene encoding homoserine O-acetyltransferase MetX: MGASIGRVETESAVLFGPDGPLLLDSGALLAPVEVAYETYGTLDADRSNAVVICHALTGDAHAAGYHDGADRPGWWDTIIGPGRPLDTDRFFVVCSNLLGGCRGTTGPSSIDPATGVPYGLRFPLFTVSDLVKVHRALMAHLGITRPLAAVGGSLGGMQVLQWALDAPGELGAAVVVCASSRLSAQNIAFSAVAREAIMGDPDFRGGDYAQAGVRPDRGLSTARMLAHITYLSEESMRDKFGRRLQDRDTPRFGFDVDFQVESYLRHQGESFLRRFDANSYLYLTRVMDYFDAFADPVAVARALDGTSTRFLVVSFDSDWRFDTAHSREIVRTLAAHGAPVTFREVSSPYGHDSFLLDIPDYHRTVGAFLERARRSAAAAA; this comes from the coding sequence GTGGGGGCTTCCATCGGACGGGTCGAGACCGAGAGCGCCGTCCTGTTCGGTCCGGACGGTCCCCTGCTGCTCGATTCCGGGGCGCTGCTCGCCCCCGTCGAGGTGGCCTACGAGACCTACGGCACGCTCGACGCCGACCGCTCGAACGCGGTGGTCATCTGCCACGCCCTCACCGGCGACGCCCACGCCGCCGGGTACCATGACGGCGCCGACCGCCCCGGGTGGTGGGACACCATCATCGGCCCCGGCCGCCCGCTCGACACCGACCGCTTCTTCGTCGTCTGCTCCAACCTGCTCGGCGGGTGCCGGGGCACGACGGGGCCGTCGTCGATCGATCCCGCGACGGGCGTCCCCTACGGGCTGCGGTTCCCTCTGTTCACGGTCAGCGACCTCGTGAAGGTGCACCGCGCCCTGATGGCGCACCTCGGCATCACCCGCCCCCTCGCCGCGGTCGGCGGGTCGCTCGGCGGGATGCAGGTGCTGCAGTGGGCGCTGGACGCCCCCGGCGAGCTCGGCGCCGCCGTGGTCGTCTGCGCGAGCAGCCGCCTCTCCGCCCAGAACATCGCCTTCTCGGCCGTGGCGCGGGAGGCGATCATGGGCGACCCCGACTTCCGGGGCGGCGACTACGCCCAGGCCGGGGTGCGACCCGACCGGGGCCTGTCGACGGCGCGGATGCTGGCGCACATCACGTACCTCTCCGAGGAGTCGATGCGCGACAAGTTCGGCCGGCGGCTGCAGGACCGCGACACGCCGCGGTTCGGCTTCGACGTCGACTTCCAGGTGGAGAGCTACCTCCGCCACCAGGGGGAGTCGTTCCTGCGGCGCTTCGACGCGAACAGCTACCTGTACCTGACGCGGGTGATGGACTACTTCGACGCGTTCGCCGACCCGGTGGCGGTGGCGCGCGCCCTGGACGGGACGTCCACGCGGTTCCTGGTGGTCTCGTTCGACAGCGACTGGCGATTCGACACCGCCCACTCGCGGGAGATCGTGCGGACGCTCGCCGCCCACGGCGCCCCCGTCACGTTCCGGGAGGTGTCGTCGCCGTACGGCCACGACTCGTTCCTGCTCGACATCCCCGACTACCACCGGACCGTCGGCGCGTTCCTGGAGCGCGCGCGGCGATCCGCGGCGGCCGCGGCATGA
- a CDS encoding lysylphosphatidylglycerol synthase transmembrane domain-containing protein, with protein sequence MDSVRSFIDAVEAFAERVAAVHWGWLALAVGLSLTNLALRSRGWQQILRAALPGAPIRYRTAFGAYCAGVGVNAIVPARVGDLTKMFLVRRAVPGARYPTLVGTLVTETVFDFFVAGGLLIWALSAGVLPGVRLPELPAFDLSLALRHPWLTAVVVAVALVLSVMLARRVRRFWEQFGQGLAILRSPRRYLVSVVPYQAVGWVCRVGAAAAFLSAFNVPASLEAALTVQVAGSVASLFPATPGGLGPKQALLVVMLAGTTGRTDVLAFSVGMELTLVVMNAILGATCLALMLRNLRFRDAISRARADRGDPAPS encoded by the coding sequence GTGGACTCCGTCCGCAGCTTCATCGACGCGGTCGAGGCGTTCGCGGAGCGCGTCGCGGCGGTGCACTGGGGGTGGCTGGCCCTCGCCGTGGGGTTGAGCCTCACGAACCTGGCGCTGCGGTCGCGGGGCTGGCAGCAGATCCTGCGCGCCGCCCTCCCGGGCGCGCCGATCCGCTACCGCACGGCGTTCGGCGCGTACTGCGCGGGCGTCGGCGTGAACGCGATCGTGCCCGCCCGCGTCGGCGACCTGACGAAGATGTTCCTGGTGCGCCGCGCCGTGCCGGGCGCCCGCTACCCGACCCTGGTGGGCACCCTCGTCACGGAGACGGTGTTCGACTTCTTCGTCGCCGGCGGGCTGCTGATCTGGGCGCTCTCCGCCGGCGTGCTCCCCGGCGTCCGCCTGCCGGAGCTGCCGGCGTTCGACCTGTCGCTGGCGTTGCGCCACCCGTGGCTGACGGCCGTCGTCGTGGCGGTCGCCCTGGTCCTGTCGGTGATGCTGGCGCGCCGCGTCCGACGGTTCTGGGAGCAGTTCGGGCAGGGCCTCGCGATCCTGCGGAGCCCCCGCCGCTACCTCGTCTCGGTGGTGCCGTACCAGGCGGTCGGCTGGGTGTGCCGCGTCGGCGCCGCCGCCGCGTTCCTGTCGGCGTTCAACGTGCCGGCGAGCCTGGAGGCGGCGTTGACGGTGCAGGTGGCGGGGAGCGTGGCGAGCCTCTTCCCGGCGACGCCCGGCGGTCTCGGCCCGAAGCAGGCGCTGCTCGTGGTGATGCTCGCCGGCACGACGGGGCGCACCGACGTCCTCGCGTTCAGCGTCGGGATGGAGCTCACCCTCGTCGTGATGAACGCGATCCTCGGCGCGACGTGCCTGGCCCTGATGCTCCGCAACCTGCGCTTCCGCGACGCCATCTCGCGGGCCCGTGCCGACCGGGGCGACCCCGCCCCGAGCTGA
- a CDS encoding cupin domain-containing protein translates to METGTAVTRLDHDAPDRFVSLRRALGVSSFGINHMLLRPGERGRIHSHAHQEEVYLVLRGTLTVETEDGARDLAEGELMRVAPEVRRRLVNLGPGVCSIVALGGSGEHQGRDGRAFADWDDAVGGAPQEIPLPDDLPAADLRG, encoded by the coding sequence ATGGAGACCGGAACCGCCGTCACCCGACTCGACCACGACGCCCCCGATCGCTTCGTCTCGCTGCGTCGCGCGCTCGGGGTCTCGAGCTTCGGGATCAACCACATGCTGCTGCGCCCCGGCGAGCGCGGACGCATCCACTCCCACGCGCACCAGGAGGAGGTCTACCTGGTGCTGCGGGGCACGCTGACCGTCGAGACCGAGGACGGCGCACGGGACCTCGCCGAGGGCGAACTGATGCGCGTCGCGCCCGAGGTGCGGCGGCGCCTCGTCAACCTGGGCCCCGGTGTCTGCAGCATCGTCGCGCTCGGCGGGTCCGGCGAGCACCAGGGCCGCGACGGCCGCGCCTTCGCCGACTGGGACGACGCCGTCGGCGGGGCGCCCCAGGAGATCCCCCTGCCCGACGACCTGCCGGCCGCGGACCTGCGGGGCTGA
- a CDS encoding site-2 protease family protein, whose amino-acid sequence MRNSYTLGRIAGIEIGINWSVLALLALLMWTLASGVFPSTNPGLGDNAYFTMAVISSLGFFASILLHELGHALQARRDGMEIDGITLWLFGGVARFRGMFPTAGAEFRIAVAGPIVSLLLAGAFIGGAMAGLPEPADAVCAWLGFTNMALLIFNLLPALPLDGGRMLRAALWQWKGDLQSATRWAAGAGRVLAILMIVAGLALTVMEGGISGIWLAFIGWFLLQAASAEARYVSAPRTGLRAFVVREMMVTDPVTLSPAQTLGEVSDEVLWRSRHTAYPVVRDGVAVGLFRAAALEGVARRHWAGERVADHMEPLAAVPAVGPDDELPAAVAALQRTPLQRALVLDGERLVGLLTAGDVARALGITGEDAVPV is encoded by the coding sequence ATGAGGAACAGCTACACCCTCGGCCGCATCGCGGGGATCGAGATCGGCATCAACTGGAGCGTCCTGGCGCTGCTCGCGCTCCTCATGTGGACGCTCGCGAGCGGGGTGTTCCCGTCCACCAACCCCGGCCTCGGCGACAACGCCTACTTCACGATGGCGGTCATCTCGTCGCTCGGGTTCTTCGCGTCGATCCTCCTCCACGAGCTCGGCCACGCCCTCCAGGCCCGCCGCGACGGGATGGAGATCGACGGCATCACCCTCTGGCTGTTCGGCGGCGTCGCCCGGTTCCGCGGCATGTTCCCCACCGCCGGCGCCGAGTTCCGCATCGCCGTCGCCGGCCCCATCGTGTCGCTGCTGCTCGCCGGCGCGTTCATCGGCGGGGCGATGGCGGGGCTGCCCGAACCCGCCGACGCCGTCTGCGCGTGGCTCGGCTTCACGAACATGGCGCTCCTGATCTTCAACCTCCTGCCCGCCCTCCCCCTCGACGGCGGCCGCATGCTGCGCGCGGCGCTCTGGCAGTGGAAGGGGGACCTCCAGAGCGCGACCCGCTGGGCGGCCGGCGCCGGCCGGGTGCTCGCGATCCTCATGATCGTCGCCGGCCTCGCCCTCACCGTCATGGAGGGCGGCATCAGCGGCATCTGGCTCGCGTTCATCGGGTGGTTCCTGCTGCAGGCCGCCTCCGCGGAGGCCCGCTACGTCAGCGCCCCCCGCACCGGGCTGCGCGCGTTCGTGGTGCGGGAGATGATGGTCACCGACCCCGTCACGCTCTCCCCCGCCCAGACGCTCGGGGAGGTCTCCGACGAGGTCCTGTGGCGCTCCCGGCACACCGCCTACCCCGTCGTCCGGGACGGCGTCGCCGTCGGCCTCTTCCGCGCCGCCGCCCTCGAGGGCGTCGCCCGCCGCCACTGGGCCGGCGAGCGGGTCGCCGACCACATGGAGCCCCTCGCCGCCGTCCCCGCCGTCGGCCCCGACGACGAGCTCCCCGCCGCCGTCGCCGCGCTGCAGCGGACGCCCCTGCAGCGCGCCCTCGTCCTCGACGGGGAGCGGCTCGTCGGCCTCCTCACCGCCGGCGACGTCGCCCGCGCCCTCGGCATCACCGGCGAGGACGCCGTCCCGGTCTGA
- the metW gene encoding methionine biosynthesis protein MetW, giving the protein MRPDLRVVAGMIPEGSRVLDLGCGAGDLLVELIANRGCRGQGVEVSTEAFHACVARGIPVVQADIDEGLPDFEDGAFDVVVLSQTLQATRRPVPVLREMMRVGRVGIVSFPNFGHWRVRFDLGVRGRMPVSATLPYRWSETPNIHLCTIRDFEELAATEGLRVAERALLAPDGRAAAARVARRPNLLAAGAAYLLTRD; this is encoded by the coding sequence ATGAGGCCCGACCTGCGGGTCGTCGCCGGGATGATCCCGGAGGGGTCGCGGGTGCTCGACCTCGGCTGCGGGGCCGGGGACCTCCTGGTGGAGCTGATCGCGAACCGCGGATGCCGGGGCCAGGGCGTCGAGGTGTCGACGGAGGCGTTCCACGCATGCGTCGCGCGGGGCATACCCGTGGTGCAGGCCGACATCGACGAGGGCCTGCCCGACTTCGAGGACGGCGCGTTCGACGTGGTGGTGCTCTCCCAGACGCTCCAGGCGACGCGGCGGCCGGTGCCGGTCCTCCGGGAGATGATGCGCGTCGGACGCGTCGGCATCGTCTCGTTCCCGAACTTCGGCCACTGGCGGGTGCGGTTCGACCTGGGGGTGCGGGGGCGGATGCCCGTCAGCGCGACGCTGCCGTACCGGTGGAGCGAGACGCCGAACATCCACCTGTGCACGATCCGCGACTTCGAGGAGCTCGCCGCGACCGAGGGCCTGCGGGTCGCGGAGCGGGCGCTGCTCGCACCCGACGGGCGCGCCGCCGCCGCCCGCGTCGCCCGCCGACCGAACCTGCTCGCCGCCGGGGCCGCGTACCTCCTGACGCGCGACTGA